The proteins below are encoded in one region of Bremerella sp. P1:
- a CDS encoding sulfatase-like hydrolase/transferase: MRILSALILSCVAFVGSTLGADQRPNIVWLSCEDISPHIGCFGDEHAITPNIDQLATEGVRYTNTFTTAGVCAPCRSGIITGMYQTSLGSQHMRCTATLPDEIKPFPIYLREAGYYCTNNSKQDYQFRTPKETWDASSGKAHWRNRPDKSQPFFSVFNFTGCHESGIASKGKYESVTKVLTPEQRQDPAKLELPPYYPDTPVVREDWKRNYELITAMDHWAGNLIQQLKDDGLYEDTIIMFWSDHGVGLPRAKRWLYDSGTHIPLVVRIPEKFRVDAQGTPGEINDQLVSSIDFGPTVLKLAGVEVPDYVQGQPFLGSDVTPRDYVYGARDRMDERYDIIRMVRDKQFKYIRNYEPLKTYYQYMNTPEKGATMSELRRLHEKGQLPAKAEYFFSNTKPVEELYDCQADPHEVNNLADDPKYADVLKRMRAAHRQWVLETRDTGLIPEPILVHRSKQLGSEYAVLRQPGSDQVNRRIATTATLASEGQSALPKLIQAIKDEDDAVRYWAATGIGNIGEPAREDAAEIVQAALSDESSAVRTAAARALCRMGLPESALPVLVKEMTTGQQWERLQAAIVLDEIDEQARPVMEEMKQGLKYQKGFNSDGKYRVRVTNRALNELQGTTNTVP; this comes from the coding sequence GTGAGAATCTTATCCGCGCTCATCCTGTCGTGTGTTGCATTTGTCGGTTCAACGCTTGGGGCGGACCAGCGTCCCAACATTGTTTGGCTTTCGTGCGAAGACATTAGCCCGCATATCGGTTGCTTTGGTGACGAGCACGCCATCACGCCCAACATCGATCAGTTGGCCACCGAAGGTGTACGCTATACCAACACGTTTACCACGGCCGGCGTGTGTGCTCCATGCCGTAGCGGGATCATCACCGGCATGTACCAGACCTCGCTCGGTTCGCAGCACATGCGCTGCACGGCGACCTTGCCCGACGAGATCAAGCCGTTTCCCATTTACCTGCGGGAAGCAGGTTACTACTGCACAAATAACTCGAAGCAGGACTATCAGTTTCGCACGCCCAAAGAAACCTGGGACGCGTCTTCCGGCAAAGCCCATTGGCGCAATCGCCCCGACAAGTCGCAGCCGTTCTTTTCGGTGTTCAACTTCACCGGTTGTCACGAGTCAGGCATTGCCTCGAAGGGCAAATACGAATCGGTCACGAAGGTGTTAACGCCAGAGCAGCGACAAGATCCTGCGAAGCTCGAACTGCCGCCATACTATCCCGACACGCCGGTCGTTCGCGAAGATTGGAAACGCAACTACGAGCTGATCACGGCCATGGATCACTGGGCAGGCAATCTGATTCAGCAGCTGAAAGACGACGGCTTGTACGAAGACACGATCATCATGTTCTGGTCCGATCATGGCGTCGGCTTGCCGCGAGCCAAACGCTGGCTGTACGACTCGGGTACCCATATTCCCTTGGTTGTTCGCATTCCGGAAAAGTTTCGCGTCGATGCACAAGGGACGCCAGGAGAAATAAATGACCAGCTGGTCAGCTCAATCGATTTCGGACCGACTGTGTTGAAGTTGGCAGGAGTCGAAGTGCCTGACTACGTGCAGGGTCAGCCATTCTTGGGTAGCGATGTGACTCCACGTGACTACGTGTACGGGGCACGCGATCGGATGGACGAGCGATACGATATCATCCGGATGGTCCGCGACAAGCAGTTCAAATATATCCGCAACTACGAGCCGCTGAAGACGTACTACCAGTACATGAACACCCCGGAGAAAGGGGCGACGATGAGCGAGCTTCGTCGACTGCATGAGAAGGGACAACTGCCAGCCAAGGCCGAGTATTTCTTTTCAAACACGAAGCCGGTGGAAGAGCTTTACGACTGCCAGGCCGATCCACACGAGGTGAATAACCTGGCTGACGATCCGAAGTACGCCGATGTCCTCAAGAGGATGCGGGCCGCTCATCGGCAGTGGGTGCTGGAGACGCGCGATACGGGACTGATTCCCGAGCCAATCCTCGTTCACCGTTCGAAGCAGTTGGGAAGCGAGTACGCGGTACTCCGACAACCAGGCAGCGACCAGGTCAACCGGCGTATTGCCACCACGGCGACCCTAGCATCGGAAGGCCAGTCGGCACTACCCAAGCTGATTCAAGCCATAAAGGATGAAGACGATGCCGTGCGATACTGGGCAGCCACCGGGATTGGCAATATCGGTGAGCCAGCGCGCGAGGACGCCGCAGAAATCGTTCAGGCTGCTCTGAGCGATGAATCTTCCGCCGTGCGAACTGCCGCTGCCAGGGCCCTTTGCCGCATGGGACTGCCGGAAAGTGCCTTGCCGGTACTGGTGAAGGAAATGACCACGGGCCAACAGTGGGAACGGCTTCAGGCGGCGATTGTTTTGGATGAAATCGACGAGCAAGCTCGCCCAGTGATGGAAGAGATGAAGCAGGGACTCAAGTATCAAAAGGGCTTCAACTCCGACGGCAAGTACCGTGTTCGCGTGACAAACCGAGCCCTGAATGAGCTCCAGGGAACCACCAACACGGTTCCTTAA
- a CDS encoding sulfatase family protein: protein MALLQPLRPFFVALCLALSLFGFGESLWAQETRPPNVIVILCDNLGYGDIGCFGSKLHRTPHLDQMATEGMKLTDLYAASGVCTPSRAALLTGCYPPRVDMHRSDTGGAVLQPVSPKGLSPDEITLAELLKTKGYATTIIGKWHLGDQLPFLPTRQGFDSFYGIPYSDDMTPRAGKPWPDLPLMRDEEVIDAPVDLNMATRLYTFEAIRFITENRERPFFLYLPQAMPGSTRAPYASDTFRGKSKNGPWGDSIEELDWSTGQILKTLQLLQLDKQTLVIWTSDNGAPRRNPVQGSNEPLKGWGYTTAEGGMRVPTIAWWPGTIPSGSECAEVASLMDLYPTIAHLAGAPLPQDRVIDGKDILPLLKGTPGAKSPHEAFYYYMFDQLQAVRSGDWKLYLPLQNVRGGWQQEKEAFAQPRLFNLKEDLQETSDVAKENPEIVEQMMLLAKKIQDDLGDDENPGPGRRRAGHFPEPTARILTK from the coding sequence ATGGCATTGCTTCAACCGCTTCGCCCTTTTTTTGTGGCCCTATGCCTGGCGCTCTCGCTGTTTGGCTTCGGGGAGAGTCTGTGGGCGCAGGAAACACGTCCGCCCAATGTGATTGTGATCTTGTGCGATAACCTGGGCTACGGCGACATCGGTTGTTTTGGATCGAAGCTGCATCGCACGCCTCATCTCGACCAGATGGCCACTGAGGGAATGAAGCTGACCGACCTCTACGCGGCCAGTGGCGTGTGCACTCCATCTCGGGCAGCGCTATTGACCGGCTGTTATCCGCCGCGGGTCGACATGCATCGCAGCGACACAGGCGGAGCTGTCTTGCAGCCTGTTTCGCCGAAAGGGCTTTCGCCAGATGAAATCACGCTTGCCGAGCTACTGAAGACCAAGGGCTACGCTACCACGATCATAGGTAAGTGGCATCTGGGGGATCAGTTGCCGTTTCTGCCCACGCGGCAAGGCTTTGATTCCTTCTATGGAATTCCCTACAGCGATGACATGACGCCTCGTGCTGGTAAGCCATGGCCCGATCTACCGCTGATGCGCGATGAAGAGGTGATCGATGCCCCGGTCGACCTGAACATGGCGACAAGGCTGTATACCTTCGAAGCGATTCGTTTCATCACCGAGAACCGCGAGCGGCCGTTCTTCCTTTACCTGCCGCAGGCAATGCCAGGCAGTACGCGGGCTCCCTATGCCAGCGATACTTTTCGAGGGAAGAGTAAGAACGGACCTTGGGGAGATTCCATCGAGGAACTCGACTGGTCCACCGGACAGATTTTGAAAACACTTCAGCTACTGCAGCTCGACAAGCAGACTCTTGTCATTTGGACGAGCGACAATGGTGCGCCGCGGCGTAACCCAGTTCAGGGATCGAACGAACCTCTCAAAGGTTGGGGGTACACGACGGCGGAAGGTGGCATGCGCGTTCCAACGATTGCCTGGTGGCCTGGGACGATCCCTAGCGGAAGCGAGTGTGCCGAGGTCGCCTCGCTGATGGATCTCTATCCCACGATCGCTCATCTGGCCGGAGCCCCGTTGCCGCAGGATCGCGTGATTGATGGCAAAGACATTCTGCCGCTGTTAAAAGGGACGCCCGGCGCGAAGTCGCCTCACGAGGCGTTCTACTACTACATGTTCGATCAACTTCAGGCCGTTCGCAGCGGCGATTGGAAGTTGTATCTCCCTCTGCAGAACGTGAGGGGTGGCTGGCAGCAAGAGAAAGAAGCATTTGCCCAGCCTAGGCTCTTCAATCTGAAAGAGGATCTGCAGGAGACGAGTGATGTCGCCAAGGAAAATCCCGAAATCGTAGAGCAAATGATGCTTCTGGCGAAGAAGATCCAGGACGATCTTGGGGATGACGAGAACCCTGGCCCTGGCCGCCGACGAGCAGGCCATTTTCCTGAGCCAACAGCCCGTATCTTGACTAAATAG
- the metG gene encoding methionine--tRNA ligase translates to MPRRILVTSALPYANGPIHIGHLVEYIQTDIWVRFQKLSGNDCRYFCADDTHGTAIMISAQKNGVTEEEFIAKMSEEHQQDFAGFGVQFDNYGSTHSDENRELCAEFWQSLRDADLVVEKDVHQLFDPEKKTFLADRFVRGTCPKCKSENQPGDNCSKCGAAYTPADLIDPKSTLSGATPELKTAKHLFVHLEKLHGFLDEWTQSGYHLQDEVANYLKGHFLHDELRDWDISRPGPYFGFEIPDSPGDYWYVWFDAPIGYIASSWQWCKANGEDLATWWKNPETEVHHFIGKDITYFHTLFWPGMLKTAGYNLPTKVHIHGFLTVDGKKMSKSDGTFVKAATYLKHLDPAYLRYFYASKLGPRLDDLDMNLEEFADKINSDLIGKVVNLASRTAKFVEKSGLSAEYPDDDGLFEKAAAAGDQIAKAYEDCDLNKAMRLILELADAANPFIEANKPWELRKDPANAQKLQDVCTVGLNLFRQIVVYLSPVLPKLAEQTGELLNDPITSWDQAKTPLTGTEVNKFSHLMKRVEADKVKAMIDDSKEEAAAEAPAENNQAEETSAKFNDSAQPMVDEPMAEECTIDDFVKVDLRVARVLSAEQVPEARKLLKLTLGLGGDHRKQVFAGIKAAYKPEDLVGRLVVMVANLKPRQMKFGLSEGMVCASGPGGEEVFLLSPDEGAKPGQRIH, encoded by the coding sequence ATGCCAAGACGCATTTTGGTCACCTCTGCCCTGCCCTATGCGAATGGGCCGATCCATATCGGACATCTGGTGGAATACATCCAGACCGATATCTGGGTCCGCTTTCAGAAGCTGTCGGGCAACGATTGCCGTTATTTCTGCGCCGACGATACGCACGGCACGGCGATCATGATCAGCGCTCAAAAGAACGGAGTGACCGAAGAAGAGTTCATCGCCAAGATGAGCGAGGAACATCAGCAGGACTTTGCCGGGTTTGGGGTTCAGTTTGATAACTACGGGTCGACCCACAGCGATGAGAACCGCGAGCTGTGCGCCGAGTTCTGGCAGTCGCTGCGCGATGCCGATCTGGTCGTCGAAAAGGACGTGCATCAGCTTTTCGATCCCGAGAAGAAGACGTTCCTGGCCGATCGTTTCGTGCGTGGTACGTGTCCGAAATGTAAGTCCGAGAATCAGCCGGGCGATAACTGCTCGAAGTGTGGTGCCGCCTACACTCCAGCGGACCTGATTGATCCGAAGAGTACGCTTTCAGGGGCCACGCCAGAGCTAAAGACAGCCAAGCACTTGTTTGTGCACCTGGAAAAGCTGCATGGCTTTCTCGACGAGTGGACACAGAGCGGATATCACTTGCAGGACGAAGTCGCCAACTACTTGAAGGGGCACTTCCTGCACGACGAACTTCGTGACTGGGACATCTCGCGTCCGGGGCCTTACTTCGGCTTCGAGATTCCCGACAGTCCTGGCGATTATTGGTACGTTTGGTTTGACGCCCCGATCGGCTACATCGCCTCGTCGTGGCAGTGGTGCAAAGCCAACGGCGAAGACCTGGCCACGTGGTGGAAGAATCCTGAAACGGAAGTGCATCACTTCATCGGGAAAGATATCACCTATTTCCACACGCTGTTCTGGCCCGGCATGCTTAAGACGGCCGGCTACAATCTGCCGACAAAGGTTCACATCCACGGCTTTCTGACGGTCGATGGCAAGAAGATGTCCAAGAGCGACGGAACGTTCGTTAAAGCGGCGACGTACCTGAAGCACTTGGATCCGGCCTACCTGCGTTACTTCTATGCATCGAAGCTTGGTCCGAGACTGGACGACCTCGATATGAACCTCGAGGAGTTCGCTGACAAGATCAACTCGGACCTGATTGGTAAGGTCGTGAACCTCGCTTCGCGGACGGCCAAGTTCGTCGAGAAGTCCGGCCTGTCGGCTGAGTATCCCGACGACGATGGCTTGTTCGAGAAGGCTGCGGCTGCCGGCGATCAGATTGCCAAGGCCTACGAAGACTGCGATCTGAACAAGGCCATGCGGTTGATCCTGGAGCTTGCCGACGCGGCGAACCCGTTTATCGAAGCGAACAAGCCCTGGGAGCTTCGCAAAGATCCGGCCAACGCCCAGAAGCTACAAGATGTTTGTACGGTCGGCCTGAACTTGTTTCGGCAGATCGTCGTGTACTTGTCGCCGGTGTTACCGAAGCTGGCCGAACAAACAGGCGAACTTTTAAACGATCCGATTACCAGTTGGGATCAGGCCAAGACGCCGCTCACTGGGACCGAGGTCAATAAATTCAGTCACTTGATGAAACGTGTTGAAGCAGACAAGGTGAAAGCCATGATCGACGATAGTAAGGAAGAAGCGGCGGCAGAAGCTCCGGCTGAGAACAACCAGGCCGAAGAGACCTCTGCGAAGTTCAACGACAGCGCGCAGCCCATGGTCGACGAGCCCATGGCCGAAGAGTGCACGATCGACGATTTCGTGAAGGTCGACCTGCGTGTGGCCCGCGTCCTTTCGGCCGAACAAGTGCCGGAAGCTCGTAAGCTGTTGAAGCTGACCCTCGGACTGGGTGGCGATCATCGCAAGCAGGTCTTCGCCGGTATCAAGGCAGCCTACAAACCAGAAGATCTGGTCGGCCGGTTGGTCGTGATGGTAGCCAATCTGAAGCCGCGTCAGATGAAGTTTGGCCTCAGCGAAGGCATGGTCTGTGCCAGCGGCCCAGGCGGTGAAGAAGTCTTCCTGCTCAGCCCTGACGAAGGTGCGAAGCCAGGTCAGCGGATTCACTGA
- the rlmN gene encoding 23S rRNA (adenine(2503)-C(2))-methyltransferase RlmN, with amino-acid sequence MPYWYDVTAWNERFGNDSQTVHSLRKFRTRWLKQGWAFEEALSEVAPNVADILRSEIEPHPLTLAERLDSQMDGATKLLFRTDEGLMIESVILRAGTGRTSLCISSQIGCAAACRFCATGQMGIARNLTAAQILDQVVQANQLLRDEDRRVRNIVFMGMGEPLHNPANLHDVITALTSPLLFDYSQQRLLVSTVGIPDEMLRLDERFPSVNLALSLHSADDAERQDLIPLAKSVSLSRLKETLLRLQLSDRRRIMIEYLMLEQRTDRPEDAEKLIRFLKNVHAHVNLIPYNSIDGADHLRGSNQATRDRFADQLKQAGFPVTIRYSLGADIAAACGQLIQRENREIAKQLRANPAAT; translated from the coding sequence ATGCCGTATTGGTACGACGTCACAGCCTGGAACGAGCGATTCGGAAACGATTCGCAAACCGTCCATTCCCTCCGCAAATTTCGCACGCGGTGGCTGAAGCAGGGCTGGGCTTTCGAAGAAGCTCTCTCGGAAGTCGCCCCCAATGTGGCGGATATCTTACGATCCGAGATCGAGCCCCACCCCCTGACGCTGGCTGAACGGCTCGACTCGCAGATGGACGGGGCGACGAAGCTGCTCTTTCGCACCGACGAGGGGCTGATGATCGAGTCGGTCATCCTGCGTGCCGGCACCGGCCGGACGTCGCTGTGTATCTCGTCCCAAATTGGCTGTGCGGCCGCCTGTCGCTTTTGTGCCACAGGCCAGATGGGAATTGCCCGGAATCTTACAGCCGCCCAAATCCTGGATCAGGTCGTCCAGGCCAACCAACTGCTGCGTGACGAAGACCGCCGCGTGCGGAATATCGTCTTCATGGGCATGGGCGAACCACTGCACAATCCTGCAAACCTTCACGATGTGATCACCGCCCTGACGTCTCCCCTGTTGTTCGACTACTCACAGCAGCGGTTGCTCGTTTCGACGGTAGGCATTCCCGACGAAATGCTACGTCTCGACGAGCGATTCCCGAGCGTCAACTTGGCCCTCAGCCTGCACAGTGCCGACGATGCTGAACGCCAAGATCTGATTCCGCTGGCCAAAAGTGTCTCGCTAAGCCGCTTAAAAGAGACCCTTTTGCGGCTTCAGCTCAGCGACCGGCGGCGAATCATGATCGAGTACCTGATGTTAGAGCAACGCACCGATCGGCCTGAGGATGCCGAAAAACTGATCCGTTTCCTGAAAAACGTCCACGCACACGTGAACTTGATCCCGTACAATTCGATCGACGGCGCCGATCATCTGCGGGGAAGCAATCAGGCAACAAGAGATCGTTTTGCAGACCAACTGAAACAAGCTGGTTTTCCCGTCACTATCCGCTATTCGCTAGGGGCCGATATCGCCGCCGCGTGCGGACAGCTGATTCAGCGAGAGAATCGCGAGATCGCCAAACAATTGCGAGCCAACCCAGCCGCCACCTGA
- a CDS encoding ABC transporter ATP-binding protein: MTKTLLKVDNLRTYFHGEEIVKAVDGISFQLEEGETLGIVGESGSGKSVTSLSIMQLLARSATIEEGSISFLGTDLVRLPDPAMRKIRGKDISMIFQEPMTSLNPVFTVGAQVMEAIRLHQDLNKKEARERTIQLFEEVGIPEPHKRVDYYPHQMSGGQKQRVMIAMALSCNPKLLIADEPTTALDVTIQAQILDILRQLRDSRGMSILFITHDLGVIAEIADHVLVMYRGNIVENGNIRQIFENPQHPYTKGLLACRPRLDTKYRRLPTVSDFMESKTTESGVEIIEKEMSQEKFDQLMVEGRGRLLHPKQALQEMGHPWEEGSYTADTKAVADDERPLLSVRNLKVHFPIRKGIFSRVSGHVKAVDGIDFDVYRGQTLGLVGESGCGKTTSGRAILRLIEPTDGTVEFEGVNVRGLHGYALREMRKKIQIIFQDPYGSLNPRMTIESAICEPMVIQNIGKTKKEQRDRAAYLMQEVGMNPDHLRRYPHEFSGGQRQRICIARALSVEPDFLVCDESVSALDVSVQAQVLNLLKDLQEKRGLTYIFISHDLSVVKFMADMMAVMNEGKIVEFGPAEAIYADPKEEYTRKLINATPRDDLEHIDRRQAERHEAKAARLKSAASV, from the coding sequence ATGACCAAAACCCTGCTTAAAGTCGACAACCTGCGGACCTACTTCCATGGCGAGGAAATCGTCAAGGCCGTGGACGGCATCTCCTTCCAACTCGAGGAAGGGGAAACGCTGGGTATCGTCGGTGAATCCGGCTCCGGCAAGTCGGTCACGTCGCTGTCGATCATGCAGCTGCTCGCACGCAGTGCCACGATCGAGGAAGGCAGTATCTCGTTCCTGGGTACCGATCTCGTTCGCCTGCCTGATCCGGCGATGCGGAAGATTCGCGGTAAAGACATCAGCATGATCTTCCAGGAACCGATGACGTCGCTGAACCCCGTGTTCACCGTCGGCGCGCAGGTCATGGAAGCCATTCGCCTGCATCAAGATCTCAACAAAAAGGAAGCCCGCGAACGGACGATCCAACTGTTCGAGGAAGTGGGCATCCCCGAACCGCACAAGCGCGTCGACTACTACCCGCACCAGATGTCTGGCGGTCAAAAGCAGCGTGTCATGATCGCGATGGCCCTCAGCTGCAATCCCAAGCTGCTGATTGCCGACGAACCGACGACCGCTCTCGACGTGACCATCCAGGCCCAGATCCTCGATATTCTTCGTCAGCTGCGTGACAGCCGTGGGATGTCGATTCTGTTCATTACGCACGACCTGGGTGTCATTGCCGAGATTGCTGACCATGTGCTGGTCATGTACCGGGGCAACATTGTCGAAAACGGTAACATCCGCCAGATCTTCGAGAATCCCCAGCACCCATACACTAAGGGTCTGCTGGCCTGTCGTCCGCGCCTCGACACGAAGTATCGTCGACTACCGACCGTCAGCGACTTCATGGAGTCGAAGACGACCGAGTCCGGCGTGGAGATTATCGAGAAGGAGATGTCGCAGGAGAAGTTCGATCAACTGATGGTCGAAGGACGAGGGCGACTCCTGCATCCCAAGCAGGCCTTGCAGGAAATGGGACACCCTTGGGAAGAGGGTTCTTACACGGCCGACACGAAGGCTGTTGCTGATGACGAGCGACCACTACTTTCAGTGCGTAACTTGAAGGTTCACTTCCCGATCCGCAAAGGGATTTTCTCGCGGGTCAGCGGTCACGTGAAAGCGGTCGACGGAATCGACTTCGATGTCTATCGCGGACAGACGCTGGGTCTGGTTGGCGAGTCTGGCTGTGGCAAGACAACCAGCGGACGAGCCATCCTGCGTCTGATCGAGCCCACCGATGGTACGGTCGAATTTGAAGGGGTGAATGTTCGCGGCCTGCATGGGTACGCACTTCGCGAGATGCGGAAGAAGATCCAGATCATCTTTCAGGATCCCTACGGCAGCTTGAATCCACGCATGACGATCGAGTCCGCTATCTGCGAACCGATGGTCATTCAGAACATCGGCAAGACGAAGAAAGAACAACGCGATCGAGCCGCGTATCTCATGCAGGAAGTGGGGATGAATCCCGATCATCTTCGCCGCTACCCGCACGAGTTCTCCGGCGGTCAGCGTCAGCGTATCTGCATTGCCCGGGCGCTGTCCGTCGAGCCAGACTTCCTCGTCTGTGACGAATCAGTCTCAGCGCTCGACGTGTCGGTCCAAGCCCAGGTCCTGAACCTGCTGAAAGACCTGCAAGAGAAGCGCGGCCTGACGTACATCTTCATCAGCCACGATCTGAGCGTGGTCAAGTTCATGGCCGACATGATGGCCGTGATGAACGAAGGCAAGATCGTCGAATTCGGCCCGGCCGAAGCGATCTATGCCGATCCGAAAGAGGAATATACTCGTAAGCTCATCAACGCCACGCCGCGAGACGACCTCGAACACATCGACCGACGGCAAGCCGAGCGGCACGAGGCAAAAGCTGCTCGTTTAAAGTCGGCGGCATCGGTCTAG
- a CDS encoding ABC transporter permease — translation MPEPAQQPVKPTKPAVSQGFWATAWRYYRRRPMAMLGLYFVGFLALVAIFSPAIAGTKPIVCSYKGNIYFPCMGYFYAPWENAIFTTGDHFEKRYEPNLKANDPDSWAIWPLVRQDPIERVREDWFEGQPGNPDKADGKPNWRNLMGTDSNGVDVFAQLVHGTRVALLVGFVSMGIAGVIGVTIGACAGYFGGWVDFVLSRFIEIILCVPTLILVIALLAIAEHPSIWQVVAVIGLTGWTGIARLTRAEFLKIKQIEYVAAAKAMGAGSMRIMFIHILRNALAPILVPISFGIAAAIFTESALSFLGIGADTLTPTWGRVLHEGQNNIRSMWWLIFFPGLAIFTTVLAYNLIGEGIQEATDPRTRDA, via the coding sequence GTGCCTGAACCTGCTCAACAGCCCGTCAAACCAACCAAGCCTGCGGTCTCGCAAGGCTTCTGGGCCACTGCCTGGCGTTACTATCGACGTCGTCCGATGGCCATGCTGGGGCTTTACTTCGTTGGCTTCCTCGCGCTGGTTGCCATCTTTTCTCCGGCGATCGCTGGTACCAAGCCGATCGTGTGCTCCTACAAAGGGAATATCTATTTTCCCTGCATGGGCTACTTTTACGCTCCGTGGGAAAACGCGATCTTCACCACCGGCGATCACTTCGAGAAACGTTACGAACCCAACCTCAAAGCGAACGATCCTGATAGCTGGGCCATCTGGCCGCTAGTTCGCCAAGACCCGATCGAACGCGTCCGCGAAGACTGGTTTGAAGGGCAACCTGGCAACCCCGACAAGGCCGACGGGAAACCGAATTGGCGCAACCTGATGGGGACCGACTCGAACGGTGTCGATGTCTTCGCCCAACTCGTGCATGGAACCCGCGTGGCCCTGTTGGTCGGTTTCGTATCGATGGGCATTGCCGGAGTCATTGGGGTCACCATTGGTGCCTGTGCAGGCTACTTTGGCGGCTGGGTCGACTTCGTGCTTTCCCGGTTCATCGAAATCATCCTGTGCGTTCCCACGCTGATTCTGGTGATCGCCCTATTGGCCATCGCCGAGCATCCCAGCATTTGGCAGGTGGTGGCCGTGATTGGCCTTACCGGGTGGACCGGTATCGCACGACTCACGCGGGCTGAATTCCTCAAGATCAAACAGATCGAGTACGTTGCCGCGGCGAAGGCCATGGGAGCAGGTTCCATGCGAATCATGTTCATCCATATCCTGCGAAACGCCTTGGCACCGATTCTTGTGCCGATCAGCTTCGGCATTGCCGCTGCCATTTTCACTGAGAGTGCACTCAGCTTCCTCGGGATTGGTGCTGACACACTGACGCCGACTTGGGGTCGCGTCCTGCACGAAGGGCAGAACAACATCCGCTCGATGTGGTGGCTGATCTTCTTTCCTGGGCTGGCCATTTTTACCACCGTGTTGGCATACAACCTGATCGGTGAAGGAATCCAGGAAGCTACCGACCCACGAACACGCGACGCCTAA
- a CDS encoding ABC transporter permease, translating into MLTYIARRLLIGIFTLLAVTFIVYGLIRNMPGTPLTIMQETVRMDAMMSQEQMDKLSKQYRLDKAWYVGYWYWLGDVMQGDLGRGINDRRKVTIIIGERLPKTLILTGTSLVLTYLLCIPMGLWSTANALSFRERLVSTILYILYALPSFVAAVYLNLIIAVRLEWLPLYGSTGEGYAEMSTLGKFWDVLSHAILPVICLTYTSLAYYTRFIKANMMETIQQDYIRTAKAKGASPSSILVKHAFRNSLIPLVTIIGLTLPALLAGSVILETIYQWNGIGYLFYQSITMREYPVIMGLVLMFSVMTLLGQLLADVLYAFVDPRITYS; encoded by the coding sequence ATGCTGACCTATATCGCCCGTCGCCTCCTGATTGGCATCTTCACATTGCTGGCGGTGACCTTCATTGTGTATGGGCTTATCCGGAATATGCCGGGCACGCCGCTAACCATCATGCAAGAAACCGTCCGCATGGACGCCATGATGTCGCAAGAGCAGATGGACAAGCTGTCAAAGCAATACCGCTTGGACAAGGCCTGGTATGTCGGTTACTGGTATTGGCTAGGCGATGTCATGCAAGGCGACCTGGGACGCGGCATCAATGATCGCCGGAAGGTCACGATCATCATCGGCGAGCGACTCCCTAAGACGCTGATCCTTACCGGCACGTCGCTGGTTTTGACCTACCTTCTGTGTATTCCCATGGGGCTCTGGTCGACCGCGAATGCCTTGTCGTTCCGCGAACGGCTGGTTAGCACGATTCTTTACATTCTGTACGCGTTGCCCAGCTTTGTGGCGGCCGTCTATTTGAACTTGATCATTGCGGTGCGTCTCGAGTGGCTACCTCTGTACGGGTCGACCGGTGAAGGCTATGCCGAGATGAGCACGCTGGGCAAGTTTTGGGATGTTCTATCGCATGCCATTTTGCCGGTGATCTGCTTAACCTACACATCGCTGGCCTACTATACCCGCTTCATCAAAGCCAACATGATGGAGACAATCCAGCAAGATTACATCCGAACCGCGAAGGCCAAAGGGGCCAGTCCGAGTAGCATCTTGGTGAAGCATGCGTTCCGGAACTCGCTGATTCCTCTGGTCACGATCATCGGCTTGACGCTTCCCGCATTGCTGGCCGGCTCGGTGATCCTGGAAACCATTTACCAGTGGAATGGCATCGGCTATCTCTTTTACCAATCGATCACCATGCGAGAGTATCCGGTGATTATGGGCTTGGTATTGATGTTCTCGGTCATGACGCTGCTCGGTCAGCTGCTGGCCGATGTTCTGTACGCATTCGTTGACCCCCGGATTACTTATTCGTAA